One genomic window of Luteitalea pratensis includes the following:
- a CDS encoding alpha/beta hydrolase produces the protein MSPGPSQCVQAPRDGRSLTGDIRLLEAFQSDALGNSRDVLVYLPPGYEDDRHRRFPVLYLHDGQNVFDTSTSFAGTEWGVDETAERLVQEGRVAPLIIVAINHAGSQRADEFAPTRDTHRDAGGQANAYTRFVVEELKPYVDCTFRTHPAAAQTALGGSSLGGLVTLHIGLEHPDVFGVLAVLSPSLWWDRRALLTRVEALPGRLPWRIWLDVGTAEGRDTLRNTRALKGILQAKGWQRGSDLHYLEAPEAPHAESAWAERVAPMLEFLFPVR, from the coding sequence GTGTCCCCGGGCCCCTCCCAGTGTGTCCAGGCGCCACGCGATGGCCGCAGCCTCACCGGCGACATCCGCTTGCTCGAGGCCTTCCAGTCCGACGCGCTCGGCAACAGCCGCGACGTCCTCGTCTACCTCCCGCCCGGGTACGAGGACGACCGGCATCGCCGGTTTCCCGTCCTGTACCTGCACGACGGCCAGAACGTGTTCGACACGAGCACGTCGTTTGCGGGCACCGAGTGGGGCGTCGACGAAACGGCTGAACGGCTCGTGCAGGAGGGGCGCGTCGCCCCACTGATCATCGTCGCAATCAACCACGCCGGCTCGCAGCGGGCCGATGAATTCGCGCCGACCCGCGACACGCATCGCGATGCCGGCGGGCAGGCCAACGCCTACACGCGATTCGTGGTCGAGGAGTTGAAACCGTACGTCGATTGCACGTTCCGGACCCATCCCGCGGCGGCGCAGACGGCGCTCGGGGGGTCGTCGCTCGGCGGCCTGGTCACGCTCCACATCGGGCTCGAGCATCCTGACGTCTTCGGTGTGCTGGCGGTGTTGTCGCCGTCGCTCTGGTGGGATCGCCGGGCCCTGCTGACACGCGTCGAGGCGCTGCCAGGCCGGTTGCCCTGGCGCATCTGGCTCGACGTCGGTACCGCTGAAGGCCGCGACACGCTGCGCAACACGCGGGCGCTGAAGGGGATCCTGCAGGCGAAGGGATGGCAGCGTGGATCGGACCTGCATTACCTCGAGGCCCCGGAAGCGCCGCACGCGGAGTCCGCGTGGGCCGAACGCGTGGCTCCGATGCTGGAGTTCCTCTTTCCGGTGAGATGA
- a CDS encoding dipeptidase, with protein MFLVDAHLDLAMNALEWNRDLRQPIASIRTRESALTDKPDRGRGTVSLPELRRAGFGLVVATQIARYVAPDNPLPGWHSAEQAWAQTQGQLAWYREMEKAGEMAAIADLASLDAHLALWQVPPDNAPIGYVRSLEGADSLVSVDYLERAVRDGLRAVGPAHYGPGRYAPGTHTTGPLEANGPALLAAMERLGVILDVTHLSDDSLWQALDLFGGAVWASHHNARMLVPDQRQLPDDQIKAVIARGAVIGASCDAWMIVPGWVRGSSTPQSTGCTFERLADHVVHICSLAGSTRHVCIGSDLDGAFGTEQTPQEIDTIADLHRLCDVLGSRGFTDGDLEGFRWRNVVGFLRAHWANRTWIA; from the coding sequence ATGTTCCTGGTCGACGCGCACCTCGACCTGGCCATGAACGCGCTCGAGTGGAATCGCGACCTGCGCCAGCCGATCGCGTCCATTCGTACGCGCGAGTCGGCGCTCACCGACAAGCCGGACCGCGGACGCGGTACGGTGTCCTTGCCCGAGTTGCGCCGCGCCGGTTTCGGCCTCGTGGTCGCGACCCAGATCGCCCGGTACGTCGCCCCGGACAACCCGTTGCCTGGATGGCATTCGGCCGAGCAGGCGTGGGCGCAGACGCAAGGACAACTGGCGTGGTATCGCGAGATGGAGAAGGCCGGAGAGATGGCGGCCATCGCCGATCTCGCCTCTCTCGACGCGCATCTCGCGTTGTGGCAGGTGCCGCCTGACAACGCGCCAATCGGCTACGTGCGCAGCCTCGAAGGTGCCGACTCGCTCGTGTCGGTCGACTACCTCGAACGTGCCGTTCGCGATGGACTGCGTGCCGTGGGGCCTGCGCACTACGGTCCCGGCCGCTACGCTCCGGGCACGCACACCACGGGTCCGCTCGAGGCCAACGGGCCGGCGCTCCTGGCAGCCATGGAACGCCTCGGCGTCATCCTCGACGTCACGCACCTGAGCGACGACAGCCTGTGGCAGGCGCTCGACCTGTTCGGCGGCGCGGTGTGGGCCAGCCATCACAACGCGCGCATGCTCGTGCCCGACCAGCGGCAACTGCCAGACGATCAGATCAAGGCCGTCATCGCGCGCGGCGCCGTCATCGGTGCGTCGTGCGACGCATGGATGATCGTGCCCGGGTGGGTCCGCGGCTCGTCCACGCCGCAGTCCACGGGCTGCACGTTCGAGCGGCTCGCCGATCACGTCGTGCACATCTGCTCGCTGGCCGGGTCGACGCGGCACGTCTGCATCGGGTCGGATCTCGACGGCGCTTTTGGCACCGAGCAGACACCGCAGGAGATTGATACCATCGCCGACCTCCATCGCCTCTGCGACGTCCTCGGGAGCCGCGGCTTCACCGACGGCGATCTCGAGGGCTTCAGGTGGCGCAACGTCGTCGGGTTTCTTCGCGCCCACTGGGCGAACCGGACATGGATCGCATGA
- a CDS encoding ChaN family lipoprotein has product MSRATRLLLLTLTGTLVLTGLSRGQGREPFNLEVGDPARKTKSIALVVDQIHDTNKGVDVSPDEVAAALSDASIVLVGEAHTSIESHRVQIAVIAALQRAGRKVTIGLEMFPAEAPTAPFDRWLRGGIDEAALLRESGWYDYWGYPWGYYRDVFLIAKQYRLPIRGVNAPRAVVAMVGRRGLAGIGGMERGQIAPTIDTTNEEHKQVFLAYVGGTSDTPASATSSGAPGHGAGMPAETLQRMVDAQCTWDATMALHAAELIKDNPDPKAVVVVLVGSGHVAYGLGIARQAKAYTDKRVATVLPIASTPGKPEQIRASVADIVWGVPAETYPLFPTLGVSFRSNGDQPNTVLMVSPGSAAETMGLKPGDMLMTIDDQPIHKDVEVRALLDRKQWGDAVKATVKRGADTLTLTGRLRRR; this is encoded by the coding sequence GTGAGCCGCGCCACACGACTGCTCTTGCTCACGCTGACGGGCACGCTCGTGCTGACCGGCCTTTCCCGCGGCCAGGGCCGCGAGCCGTTCAACCTGGAGGTGGGCGACCCGGCGCGCAAGACGAAGAGCATCGCGCTGGTCGTCGATCAGATCCACGACACCAACAAGGGCGTCGACGTGTCGCCCGACGAAGTGGCCGCGGCGCTCTCCGACGCGTCGATCGTGCTGGTCGGCGAGGCGCACACCTCGATCGAGTCCCACCGCGTGCAGATCGCGGTAATCGCAGCCCTCCAACGCGCCGGACGCAAGGTGACGATCGGCCTCGAGATGTTTCCGGCCGAGGCGCCCACGGCGCCGTTCGATCGGTGGCTGCGCGGCGGCATCGACGAGGCCGCACTGTTGCGCGAGTCGGGCTGGTACGACTACTGGGGCTATCCGTGGGGGTACTACCGCGACGTGTTCCTGATCGCGAAACAGTACCGGTTGCCGATCCGCGGCGTGAACGCGCCACGCGCGGTCGTCGCCATGGTCGGCCGGCGCGGACTTGCCGGCATCGGCGGCATGGAGCGCGGCCAGATCGCTCCCACCATCGACACGACCAACGAGGAGCACAAGCAGGTGTTCCTCGCGTACGTCGGTGGCACCAGCGACACGCCCGCCTCCGCCACAAGCTCCGGCGCGCCAGGGCACGGCGCCGGCATGCCAGCCGAGACGCTGCAGCGCATGGTCGATGCGCAGTGCACGTGGGACGCGACCATGGCCTTGCACGCCGCCGAGTTGATCAAGGACAACCCGGACCCGAAGGCGGTGGTCGTCGTGCTCGTGGGCAGCGGACACGTCGCGTACGGGCTTGGCATCGCACGGCAAGCGAAGGCGTATACCGACAAGCGGGTCGCGACGGTGCTGCCGATCGCCAGCACGCCTGGCAAGCCGGAGCAGATTCGCGCGTCCGTGGCCGACATCGTCTGGGGCGTGCCGGCCGAGACGTACCCGCTGTTCCCGACGCTCGGCGTCTCGTTCCGCAGCAACGGCGATCAGCCGAACACGGTGCTGATGGTGTCGCCCGGGTCGGCGGCCGAGACGATGGGGCTCAAGCCGGGCGACATGCTGATGACCATCGACGATCAGCCGATCCACAAGGACGTCGAAGTGCGCGCGCTGCTCGATCGCAAGCAATGGGGCGATGCCGTCAAGGCGACGGTCAAGCGCGGCGCTGACACGCTGACGCTGACGGGCCGCTTGCGGCGGCGGTAG
- a CDS encoding endonuclease/exonuclease/phosphatase family protein — MSHTVSPQSLHEGPSRRTVVLGALAAAAAAAAPLRAQSAAPPPAGTLKVMTFNIRYGTASDGENHWDKRKDFLVDVIRAEAPQVLGVQEALYGQLAYILEALPDYSMVGVGRDDGIRKGEYSAILYRRGSLSLSRSDTFWFSETPERVASTSWGNTITRICTWAQFTAPDGRPLYVYNLHLDHQSQPSREKSVALLRKRVEARDPKAPVIVTGDFNAGEKNPAVMAMLDGSVLRDTFRVAHPDASPAGTFTGFKFGQVQGEKIDYIFVTPEWDVVDAAIVRAARGDRYPSDHFPVTATLRSKGM, encoded by the coding sequence ATGAGTCACACCGTTTCACCGCAGTCACTCCACGAAGGGCCGAGCCGGCGCACGGTGGTGCTCGGCGCGCTGGCGGCGGCCGCGGCCGCCGCGGCGCCGCTGCGCGCGCAATCGGCCGCGCCTCCGCCTGCCGGGACGCTGAAGGTCATGACCTTCAACATTCGCTACGGCACCGCCAGCGACGGTGAGAACCACTGGGACAAGCGCAAGGACTTCCTGGTCGACGTCATCCGCGCCGAGGCGCCGCAGGTTCTCGGCGTGCAGGAGGCTCTGTACGGGCAACTGGCGTACATCCTCGAGGCGCTGCCGGACTACTCGATGGTGGGCGTCGGCCGCGACGATGGGATCAGGAAGGGGGAGTACTCGGCCATCCTGTACCGGAGGGGGAGTCTCTCGTTGAGCCGGAGCGACACGTTCTGGTTCTCGGAGACGCCAGAGCGCGTGGCCTCCACGTCGTGGGGCAACACCATCACGCGCATCTGCACGTGGGCGCAGTTCACGGCGCCCGACGGGCGGCCGTTGTATGTCTACAACCTGCACCTCGATCACCAGTCGCAACCGTCACGAGAGAAGTCGGTCGCGCTGCTCCGCAAGCGAGTCGAGGCCCGCGACCCGAAGGCACCAGTCATCGTCACCGGTGACTTCAACGCCGGCGAGAAGAATCCGGCCGTCATGGCGATGCTCGACGGCAGCGTCCTGCGCGACACGTTCAGGGTCGCGCACCCGGACGCCTCGCCAGCGGGGACCTTCACCGGCTTCAAGTTCGGTCAGGTGCAGGGCGAGAAGATCGACTACATCTTCGTCACGCCGGAGTGGGACGTGGTCGACGCGGCGATCGTCCGCGCGGCGCGCGGCGACCGCTATCCGTCGGATCATTTCCCGGTGACCGCGACGCTGCGATCGAAGGGGATGTAG
- a CDS encoding 2-oxoglutarate dehydrogenase E1 component yields the protein MGGWNEFQGLNAGYVLELYDRYRQDPTAVDAQTRAYFEQWTPPDQSPVAAPAGTATVDLRAVVGVATLAEWIRRYGHLGAQIDPLGSRPTGDPMLAPEGHGITEEQLRQLPASVVSGPLAEGQPDAAAAIAALRRAYCSRTGYDFAQVFVPEEREWLRIAVETGRFRPPMAPIDEEALLDRITEVETFERFLHRTFPGKTRFSVEGLDMLVPILDTVIDGGNDGGLRHVLIGMAHRGRLNVLAHVLGKPYAQILAEFKDPVLARTGYRIDLGWTGDVKYHAGALRQVDDDTQASMAPNPSHLEFVNPVIEGMARAAGTDAGKPGKPVFDATLTLPVLIHGDAAFPGQGIVAETLNLGRLDGYTTGGTIHIIANNQLGFTAVPAESYSTSYASGLARGFKIPIVHVNADDPVACIEAARMAWAYRARFQRDFLIDLVGYRRYGHNEGDEPAFTQPLMYQKIANHPTVREQWAAHVEQTTGRTGIAQAMVERRMKALEQVYEQLKPEEAIVNPIPEPPPAGAARHVRTAVPIAQLQAINEALLTRPEGFVGHRKLDRGRERRKAIFEDRDERTIDWATAEELAYASILADGIPIRLTGEDVQRGTFSHRHAAFRDVETGAIDIPLQRLPQARASIEIHNSPLSENATIGFEYGYNVQAPDRMVIWEGQYGDFINGAQVMLDQFVTSARAKWGQTPSLVLLLPHGYEGQGPEHSSARPERFLAAGADINLRMANCTTAAQYFHLLRRQALLLTTDPLPLIVLTPKSLLRHPLVASTPRELEEGAWRPVLDDDEAKARAREIRRVVFCSGKVYVDLVSAEQRQADRQTAICRIEQLYPFPSDAVDTVLDGYPNVEDVVWLQEEPFNMGAWDFFRPCFEELLDGRLPVRYVGRPRSASPSEGSLGWHMINQKMLVAEAYAPTAPASRGTRSRVKAKA from the coding sequence ATGGGTGGATGGAACGAGTTTCAAGGGCTGAATGCCGGGTACGTCCTCGAGTTGTACGACCGGTACCGGCAGGATCCCACCGCGGTCGACGCGCAGACGCGCGCCTACTTCGAGCAGTGGACGCCCCCGGATCAGTCCCCGGTGGCCGCCCCCGCAGGGACCGCCACGGTCGACCTCCGGGCCGTCGTGGGCGTCGCCACGCTGGCCGAGTGGATTCGCCGGTACGGGCACCTCGGCGCCCAGATCGACCCGCTGGGGTCGCGGCCGACCGGTGACCCGATGCTTGCCCCCGAAGGCCATGGGATCACCGAGGAACAGCTCCGGCAGCTCCCGGCCAGCGTCGTCAGCGGACCGCTTGCCGAGGGCCAGCCCGACGCGGCCGCGGCCATCGCCGCCCTGCGGAGGGCCTACTGTTCGCGTACCGGCTACGACTTCGCGCAGGTCTTCGTCCCTGAAGAGCGCGAGTGGCTGCGAATCGCCGTCGAGACGGGGCGCTTCCGTCCGCCCATGGCGCCCATCGACGAGGAGGCGCTGCTCGATCGCATCACCGAGGTCGAGACTTTCGAGCGTTTCCTGCACCGCACGTTCCCCGGCAAGACGCGCTTCTCGGTCGAAGGCCTCGACATGCTGGTGCCGATCCTCGACACCGTCATCGACGGCGGCAACGACGGCGGGCTGAGGCACGTGCTGATCGGGATGGCGCATCGCGGCCGGCTCAACGTGCTGGCGCACGTGCTCGGCAAGCCGTACGCGCAGATCCTTGCCGAATTCAAGGACCCGGTGCTGGCCCGCACCGGCTATCGCATCGACCTCGGCTGGACCGGCGACGTGAAGTACCACGCCGGCGCGCTGCGCCAGGTGGACGACGACACGCAGGCGTCGATGGCGCCCAACCCCAGCCATCTCGAGTTCGTCAATCCGGTCATCGAGGGCATGGCCCGTGCGGCGGGCACCGACGCCGGCAAGCCGGGCAAGCCGGTGTTCGACGCGACCCTCACGCTGCCCGTCCTCATCCACGGGGACGCGGCCTTCCCCGGACAGGGGATCGTCGCGGAGACGCTGAACCTGGGACGCCTGGACGGCTACACGACCGGCGGCACGATCCACATCATCGCCAACAACCAGCTCGGGTTCACCGCGGTCCCGGCCGAGTCCTACTCGACCTCGTATGCGAGTGGCCTGGCGCGCGGCTTCAAGATCCCGATCGTGCACGTCAACGCTGACGATCCCGTGGCGTGCATCGAGGCAGCGCGCATGGCGTGGGCGTATCGGGCGCGCTTCCAGCGCGATTTCCTGATCGACCTCGTCGGGTACCGCCGCTACGGCCACAACGAAGGCGACGAGCCGGCCTTCACGCAGCCGTTGATGTACCAGAAGATCGCCAACCACCCGACGGTGCGCGAGCAATGGGCGGCTCACGTCGAGCAGACCACCGGCCGCACCGGCATCGCCCAGGCGATGGTCGAGCGTCGAATGAAAGCCCTCGAGCAGGTGTACGAGCAGCTCAAGCCCGAGGAAGCGATCGTCAATCCGATCCCCGAGCCGCCGCCGGCGGGCGCCGCGCGTCATGTCCGGACCGCGGTGCCGATCGCACAGTTGCAGGCGATCAACGAGGCGTTGTTGACGCGGCCGGAAGGCTTCGTCGGTCACCGCAAGCTGGATCGCGGCCGCGAGCGCCGCAAGGCCATCTTCGAGGATCGCGACGAGCGCACCATCGACTGGGCTACCGCCGAGGAACTGGCGTACGCCAGCATCCTGGCCGACGGCATTCCGATCCGCCTGACCGGAGAGGACGTGCAGCGTGGCACCTTCAGCCATCGCCACGCGGCGTTCCGCGACGTCGAGACCGGCGCCATCGACATCCCGCTGCAACGCCTGCCGCAGGCGCGGGCGAGCATCGAGATCCACAACAGCCCGCTCAGCGAGAACGCCACGATCGGGTTCGAGTACGGCTACAACGTACAGGCCCCGGACCGGATGGTCATCTGGGAGGGCCAGTACGGCGACTTCATCAACGGCGCGCAGGTGATGCTCGATCAGTTCGTCACCTCGGCGCGGGCCAAGTGGGGGCAGACGCCGTCGCTGGTGCTGCTGTTGCCGCACGGCTACGAAGGCCAGGGGCCGGAGCACTCGAGCGCGCGTCCGGAACGGTTCCTCGCCGCCGGCGCGGACATCAACCTGCGGATGGCCAACTGCACCACGGCGGCGCAGTACTTCCACTTGCTACGCCGGCAGGCGCTGCTGCTCACCACCGATCCGCTGCCGCTGATCGTCCTGACGCCGAAGAGCCTGCTGCGCCATCCTCTCGTGGCCTCCACGCCGCGCGAGCTCGAGGAGGGCGCGTGGCGACCGGTACTCGACGACGACGAGGCGAAGGCGCGAGCGCGCGAGATACGCCGCGTCGTGTTCTGCAGCGGCAAGGTCTACGTCGATCTCGTGTCCGCCGAGCAACGCCAGGCCGACCGGCAGACGGCGATCTGCCGGATCGAACAGCTGTATCCGTTCCCGAGCGACGCGGTGGATACGGTGCTCGATGGCTACCCGAACGTCGAGGACGTCGTGTGGCTGCAGGAAGAGCCATTCAACATGGGTGCCTGGGATTTCTTCCGCCCGTGCTTCGAGGAACTGCTCGACGGGCGGCTGCCGGTGCGCTACGTCGGTCGGCCGCGCAGCGCCAGCCCGTCAGAGGGGTCGCTCGGCTGGCACATGATCAACCAGAAGATGCTGGTGGCCGAGGCATACGCCCCCACCGCTCCCGCGTCTCGCGGCACGCGCAGCCGGGTCAAGGCAAAGGCATAG
- the bcp gene encoding thioredoxin-dependent thiol peroxidase yields MALIEPGTTAPAFSLPDQHGTIHTLSAYRGRPVVLFFYPKDDTSGCTKEACGFRDALPDFSKVQAAVFGVSILDTASKAKFAAKYGLTFPLLADEDHAVCDAYGVWQEKSMYGRKYMGIARVTYLIDATGAVVRRWDAVKVEDHAAEVLDAVNQLGDR; encoded by the coding sequence ATGGCACTCATCGAACCCGGCACCACGGCCCCGGCGTTTTCGCTGCCCGACCAGCACGGCACGATCCACACCCTTTCGGCGTACCGGGGGCGTCCCGTGGTGTTGTTCTTCTACCCGAAGGACGACACCTCGGGGTGTACGAAGGAAGCCTGCGGCTTCCGGGATGCCCTCCCGGATTTCTCGAAGGTGCAGGCGGCGGTTTTCGGCGTCAGCATCCTCGACACGGCGAGCAAGGCGAAGTTCGCCGCCAAGTACGGCCTGACCTTCCCGCTGCTCGCCGACGAGGACCACGCCGTGTGCGACGCCTATGGCGTGTGGCAGGAGAAGAGCATGTACGGCCGCAAGTACATGGGCATCGCCCGCGTGACCTACCTGATCGACGCCACCGGCGCGGTGGTGCGCCGCTGGGATGCCGTGAAGGTGGAGGACCATGCCGCCGAAGTGCTCGACGCGGTGAACCAGCTGGGGGACCGGTGA
- the odhB gene encoding 2-oxoglutarate dehydrogenase complex dihydrolipoyllysine-residue succinyltransferase, with product MAAQVVVPQLGESVVEARVARWLKKEGEAIAVGDPLVELETEKIDLEVNADQAGVLAKILRQEGEDVKVGEQLALIEAGTGAAAAPASAQSDAPAHATPAPPEAITPAVAAAPAGAADGPRSTPAARKAAEMHQVDMAQVQGSGNAGRVMRRDVEAAATQAAPASPAAPAPAAARSAPAPVAPPRPAIAPGSRTEERVRMSKRRLTIARNLVEAQRTAAMLTTFNEVDMTELMGLRERRKEQFAKRHGVGIGIASFFVKAAVAALKAFPRLNAEIQGEEMVLKHYYDVGIAVGAEQGLVVPVIRSAEQLSFAGIELAIRDFAARAKSNTLTLEDLKGGSFTITNGGVFGSLLSTPILNPPQVGILGLHKIEDRPVAIKGQVVVRPMMYLALSYDHRIVDGLEAVQFLVKVKEYIEDPGHLLLES from the coding sequence ATGGCCGCACAGGTGGTGGTCCCCCAGCTCGGTGAATCGGTAGTCGAGGCGCGCGTCGCGCGCTGGCTCAAGAAGGAGGGCGAGGCGATTGCCGTCGGCGACCCGCTCGTCGAGCTCGAGACCGAGAAGATCGACCTGGAAGTGAATGCCGATCAGGCCGGCGTGCTGGCGAAGATCCTGCGGCAGGAAGGCGAGGACGTGAAGGTCGGCGAGCAGCTCGCGCTGATCGAGGCCGGTACCGGTGCCGCTGCTGCGCCCGCGTCTGCCCAGTCGGATGCGCCAGCACACGCGACGCCAGCGCCGCCCGAGGCGATCACACCCGCCGTGGCCGCGGCCCCTGCCGGCGCGGCCGATGGCCCGCGCAGTACGCCGGCCGCCCGAAAGGCCGCCGAAATGCATCAGGTCGACATGGCCCAGGTCCAGGGCAGCGGCAATGCCGGGCGCGTGATGCGGCGCGACGTCGAGGCGGCCGCCACGCAGGCCGCTCCCGCTTCGCCGGCAGCGCCAGCACCGGCGGCGGCCAGGTCGGCACCGGCCCCGGTGGCCCCGCCGCGCCCCGCCATCGCGCCAGGCAGCCGCACCGAGGAACGCGTGCGGATGTCCAAGCGCCGCCTGACGATCGCGCGCAATCTCGTCGAGGCGCAGCGGACCGCGGCGATGCTCACCACCTTCAACGAGGTGGACATGACCGAGCTGATGGGCCTGCGCGAGCGCCGCAAGGAGCAGTTCGCCAAGCGGCACGGCGTCGGCATCGGTATCGCGTCCTTTTTCGTCAAGGCGGCCGTCGCCGCCCTGAAAGCCTTCCCGCGCCTCAACGCCGAGATCCAGGGCGAGGAGATGGTGCTCAAGCACTACTACGACGTCGGCATCGCCGTCGGTGCGGAGCAGGGTCTCGTCGTGCCGGTGATCAGGTCCGCAGAGCAGTTGTCGTTTGCCGGTATCGAGCTCGCGATCCGCGATTTCGCGGCACGGGCCAAGAGCAACACGCTCACCCTCGAAGACCTCAAGGGCGGCTCGTTCACGATCACCAACGGCGGCGTGTTCGGGTCGCTGCTCAGCACGCCGATCCTGAACCCGCCGCAGGTGGGCATCCTCGGCCTGCACAAGATCGAGGACCGACCGGTGGCGATCAAGGGCCAGGTCGTCGTGCGACCGATGATGTACCTCGCGCTCTCCTACGATCACCGGATCGTGGACGGGCTCGAAGCCGTGCAGTTCCTGGTCAAGGTCAAGGAGTACATCGAGGATCCGGGGCATCTGTTGCTCGAATCCTGA
- a CDS encoding RidA family protein translates to MSTPEERFAALGLELPPPPKPMGVYKPALVEGVYLYVSGHGTMKPDGSMITGRVGQDLDAEAGKMAARQVGLSMIASIKATVGSLDRIHRVVKVLGMVWAIPEFDRHPFVINGCSELFAAIWGEERGVGVRSAVGMGSLPGNIPVEIEALFRLEDA, encoded by the coding sequence ATGTCGACACCTGAAGAACGCTTCGCCGCCCTCGGCCTCGAACTCCCGCCCCCGCCCAAACCGATGGGTGTCTACAAGCCCGCGCTCGTGGAGGGCGTGTACCTGTACGTCTCGGGCCACGGCACGATGAAGCCGGACGGGTCGATGATCACCGGCAGGGTCGGGCAGGACCTCGACGCCGAGGCGGGCAAGATGGCGGCGCGGCAGGTCGGCCTCTCCATGATCGCGAGCATCAAGGCCACCGTTGGCTCGCTCGACCGCATCCATCGCGTCGTCAAGGTGCTGGGCATGGTGTGGGCGATACCCGAGTTCGACCGGCACCCGTTCGTGATCAATGGCTGCAGCGAGTTGTTCGCGGCCATCTGGGGCGAGGAACGCGGCGTCGGCGTCCGCAGCGCCGTCGGGATGGGGTCGCTGCCGGGGAACATCCCGGTCGAGATCGAGGCCTTGTTCCGCCTCGAGGACGCGTGA